One stretch of Oceanimonas pelagia DNA includes these proteins:
- a CDS encoding UxaA family hydrolase — MKQHFQGYRRANGQAGIRNHILILAIDECAEGIAQAIRQKVSDCVIVTNHYTCMYGGNEELVNIMIGAGLNPNVAGALILNMGCGSIDPALIAAPLEQAGKPVRRLSIIKNNGTRQTIRQGIELAQELVAQAAEVPVEPVSISELLVGVKCGGSDTSSGIASNPAVGRAVDALVDAGASCVAGELIELIGCEDILRQRAVTPAVADKLERLILDEERRWHVPGTEVETMSIGNSVGGLTTLEEKALGALHKTGTRPIQDVLRITPQGIEQPQAPGMYLSETSHLCGASGMHFAALGAQVILWTTGGAGFSNPIVPVIRVSGNASLITEDIDVDVSGIMAATQSVDQAADQVLDCLDRVIDGEQTAIEEVGFAYCSLYQKDQRLETLIHSQPV; from the coding sequence ATGAAACAACATTTTCAGGGTTACCGGCGCGCCAACGGCCAGGCCGGGATCCGCAATCATATTTTGATCCTTGCCATTGATGAATGCGCCGAAGGCATTGCCCAGGCCATTCGCCAGAAGGTGAGCGACTGCGTCATCGTGACCAACCACTACACCTGCATGTATGGCGGCAACGAGGAGCTGGTCAACATCATGATCGGCGCCGGCCTCAACCCCAACGTGGCGGGCGCGCTGATCCTCAACATGGGCTGCGGCAGCATCGATCCGGCGCTGATCGCCGCGCCGCTGGAGCAGGCCGGCAAGCCGGTACGGCGGCTGTCGATCATCAAGAACAACGGCACCCGCCAGACCATTCGCCAGGGCATTGAACTGGCACAGGAGCTGGTGGCACAGGCGGCAGAGGTGCCGGTGGAGCCGGTGTCCATCAGCGAGCTGCTGGTGGGAGTGAAATGCGGCGGCTCCGACACCAGCTCCGGCATTGCCTCCAACCCGGCGGTGGGCCGGGCGGTGGATGCCCTGGTGGACGCCGGCGCCAGCTGTGTGGCCGGCGAGCTGATTGAGCTGATTGGCTGCGAAGACATTCTGCGCCAGCGCGCGGTGACCCCGGCGGTGGCCGACAAGCTGGAACGGCTGATCCTGGACGAAGAGCGGCGCTGGCACGTGCCCGGCACCGAGGTGGAAACCATGAGCATCGGCAACAGCGTCGGCGGCCTCACCACCCTGGAAGAAAAGGCCCTGGGCGCCCTGCACAAGACCGGCACCCGGCCCATTCAGGACGTGCTGCGCATTACCCCGCAAGGCATTGAACAACCCCAGGCGCCGGGCATGTATCTGTCCGAAACCAGCCACCTGTGCGGCGCCTCGGGCATGCACTTCGCCGCCTTGGGGGCCCAGGTGATTTTGTGGACCACCGGCGGTGCCGGCTTCAGCAACCCCATCGTGCCGGTGATCCGGGTCAGCGGCAATGCGTCACTGATCACCGAAGACATCGACGTGGACGTGAGCGGCATCATGGCCGCCACCCAGAGCGTGGATCAGGCCGCCGATCAGGTGCTCGACTGCCTGGATCGCGTGATCGACGGCGAACAAACCGCCATCGAGGAAGTGGGCTTTGCCTACTGCTCGCTTTATCAGAAGGATCAGCGTCTGGAGACACTGATCCATTCCCAACCGGTTTAA
- a CDS encoding NAD-dependent protein deacetylase: protein MMQKPHSGLIEFIQAHPRLLVLTGAGISTDSGIPDYRDHQGQWKRRQPVQHPDFMGCEHTRKRYWGRSLVGWPVMRDARPNLAHSALAQLEQLGHVSLLVTQNVDGLHQRAGSEKVVDLHGRSDQVICMSCHYRCSREETHRRSAELNPDFIHYTAATAPDGDADLDVDFSRFRIPECHRCGGILKPDVVFFGDNVPRQRVLDSLNALEAADGLLVIGSSLMVYSGFRFCRKAQEWNKPIAALTLGKTRADELLSLKLNAPITPLLQATLNGLASRKPSTDSSDHSGPRAGIHNGTSR from the coding sequence ATGATGCAAAAGCCCCATTCCGGCCTGATTGAATTCATTCAGGCCCACCCTCGCCTGCTGGTGCTGACCGGAGCCGGCATCAGTACCGACTCCGGTATTCCCGACTACCGGGATCATCAGGGGCAGTGGAAGCGCCGGCAGCCGGTGCAGCACCCGGACTTTATGGGTTGCGAGCATACCCGTAAACGCTACTGGGGCCGCAGCCTGGTGGGCTGGCCGGTGATGCGCGATGCCCGGCCCAACCTGGCCCACTCGGCTCTGGCACAACTGGAGCAGCTGGGCCATGTCAGCCTGCTGGTCACCCAGAACGTGGACGGCCTGCATCAGCGCGCCGGCAGCGAAAAGGTGGTGGATCTGCACGGGCGCTCCGATCAAGTGATATGCATGAGCTGTCATTACCGTTGCAGCCGGGAAGAAACCCACCGGCGCAGCGCCGAGCTGAACCCGGATTTCATTCACTACACCGCCGCCACCGCCCCGGATGGCGATGCGGATCTGGACGTGGACTTCAGCCGTTTTCGTATTCCCGAGTGCCACCGGTGCGGCGGCATTCTCAAACCCGATGTGGTGTTCTTTGGCGACAATGTGCCCAGGCAAAGGGTGCTGGACTCACTGAATGCGCTTGAAGCGGCCGACGGCCTGCTGGTGATCGGCTCGTCGCTGATGGTGTATTCCGGCTTTCGCTTCTGCCGCAAGGCACAGGAGTGGAACAAGCCCATTGCCGCCCTTACCCTTGGCAAAACCCGCGCCGATGAGCTGCTCAGTCTGAAGCTGAATGCACCCATCACCCCGTTGTTGCAGGCCACCCTCAACGGGCTGGCCTCCCGCAAGCCATCCACCGACAGCAGCGATCATTCCGGTCCCCGAGCCGGAATCCATAACGGAACATCCCGCTGA
- a CDS encoding sensor histidine kinase encodes MSLILLLTQQMSLYLVIVYLVSRTPLFKLFTEASTRLPHKIFIYLVFSGFCIMATYFGEQTHGAIANTRAMGAVLGGLLGGPVTGTLVGLTGGLHRYSLGGFTDLACAVSTTLEGLSAGLVSLYLRRTGRSEQVFNPLRVCLLTLFAELMQMAIILLLARPFDDALALVLQIAPSMLLVNSVGAALFMSMIRDQKTMFDKQSSAFSTKALKIAERSVGLLSKGFNEETSAQVARILIEETKVGAVAITDREKLLAFIGIGADHHLPGAPISSQMTLDAMQQNKVMFADGVETPYACSMSPHCTLGSSLVIPLHSDNEVVGAIKLYEPKNKLFLNINRTLGEGIARLLSSQILFGRFVQQQSLLTQAELKLLQAQVNPHFLFNALSTIGAITRRDPNKARQLLQQLSQFLRINLKRTTGLVTLGDELEHIHAYLTIEKARFIDKLQVDIDIPASLHGVRVPAFTLQPIIENAVKHGTSHLLDTGHIRVTASIGEGVLLLTVTDNAGLYQPKKDSDGLGMNLVHKRIQNLFGPDYGLTVEYEPGDFTQVEIRLPVTEPSA; translated from the coding sequence ATGTCGCTTATCCTGCTGCTGACTCAGCAGATGTCGCTCTATCTGGTCATCGTGTACCTGGTAAGCCGCACGCCGCTGTTCAAGCTGTTTACCGAAGCCTCCACCCGGTTACCCCACAAGATATTCATTTATCTGGTATTTTCCGGTTTCTGCATCATGGCCACCTATTTTGGCGAGCAGACCCACGGCGCCATCGCCAATACCCGCGCCATGGGCGCCGTGCTGGGCGGCCTGCTCGGCGGCCCGGTGACCGGCACTCTGGTGGGTCTCACCGGCGGGCTGCACCGCTACAGCCTGGGCGGCTTTACCGATCTGGCCTGCGCCGTGTCCACTACCCTTGAGGGGCTGAGTGCCGGTCTGGTCAGCCTGTATCTGCGCCGCACCGGCCGCAGCGAGCAGGTGTTCAATCCGCTGCGGGTCTGCCTGCTGACCCTGTTTGCCGAGCTGATGCAGATGGCCATTATTCTGCTGCTGGCCCGCCCCTTTGACGATGCCCTGGCACTGGTGCTGCAGATTGCGCCGTCCATGCTGCTGGTCAATTCGGTGGGGGCCGCCCTGTTCATGAGCATGATTCGGGATCAGAAAACCATGTTCGACAAGCAGTCGTCGGCCTTTTCCACCAAGGCGCTGAAAATTGCCGAGCGCAGTGTGGGCCTGCTCAGCAAGGGCTTTAACGAGGAAACCAGCGCCCAGGTGGCGCGCATATTAATCGAAGAAACCAAAGTCGGCGCCGTGGCCATTACCGACAGAGAGAAGCTGCTGGCCTTTATCGGTATCGGCGCCGATCATCATCTGCCCGGCGCACCCATCTCTTCACAGATGACCCTGGACGCCATGCAGCAAAACAAGGTGATGTTTGCCGACGGGGTGGAAACCCCCTACGCCTGCTCCATGTCGCCGCACTGTACCCTTGGCTCCAGCCTGGTGATCCCGCTGCACAGCGACAACGAAGTGGTGGGCGCCATCAAGCTGTACGAGCCCAAGAACAAGCTGTTTCTCAATATCAACCGTACCCTGGGGGAAGGTATTGCCCGCCTGCTGTCGAGCCAGATCCTGTTTGGCCGCTTTGTGCAGCAGCAAAGCCTGCTGACCCAGGCGGAGCTGAAGCTGCTGCAGGCCCAGGTCAATCCGCACTTTCTGTTTAATGCATTAAGCACCATAGGGGCCATCACCCGCCGGGATCCCAACAAGGCGCGCCAGCTGTTGCAGCAGCTCAGCCAGTTTCTGCGCATCAACCTCAAGCGCACCACCGGCCTGGTCACCCTGGGCGACGAGCTGGAGCACATTCACGCCTACCTGACCATCGAGAAGGCCCGATTTATCGACAAGCTGCAAGTAGACATCGACATTCCCGCATCGCTGCACGGCGTTCGGGTGCCGGCCTTTACCCTGCAGCCCATTATCGAGAACGCGGTCAAGCACGGCACCTCCCACCTGCTGGACACCGGCCATATTCGGGTCACCGCCAGTATCGGCGAGGGTGTATTATTACTGACGGTCACCGACAACGCCGGCCTGTATCAGCCCAAAAAAGACTCGGATGGCCTGGGCATGAACCTGGTGCACAAACGCATTCAGAACCTGTTCGGGCCCGACTACGGCCTGACCGTGGAGTATGAGCCCGGTGACTTTACGCAAGTGGAAATTCGCCTGCCCGTGACGGAGCCCTCAGCATGA
- a CDS encoding EAL domain-containing protein, whose protein sequence is MNLAHKALAIQQGIQDQIARHAPFDDILTNIIDMVAQQLPDARVSLMMLDEKEGTLSLVAARGLSDAYCRAAQQLPVGPAMAACGVSAYSRNVVITDNIAQDANWRPFLEYTRAEGLAACWSAPVVTADEKLLGTFAIYHHYPKSPNDAERNLLLQAAALLALTIERQRDRQALQLHEQRFRSLFTHHPDAVFEFDLEGRFLSGNQALTRMTGFSQQQLRGFPCEQFVAKADRARARKAFRQSCRGLPQHYELTAYNARGESYRMDVTNLPIVINGDVVGVYGIGRDVTRQRSQEAELHLLKRGIEATPNGIVMADATAPDLPLVYVNAAFLSITGYRREEVLGRNCRLLQGENTDPRAVAAIRAAIADRREHEVTLLNYRKDGTPFWNQCILAPVFDAQGQCTHYIGIQQDVTRQRENEETLRFQRSHDLLTGLPNRMAFQARLAEHCRLFGHQARSLAVLAVNLDGFKIVNDGLGHQVGDSLLRAVAQRLTGWLKPGDLLARLGGDDFGLLLPNRQQQDMIEAAESLLELLCRPFDIGEHPLHLSASIGIVAAGEPLHDGGELLQHANLAMREAKRQGRNTWQWYSGGINTHIHHHITLRREIQEALENDQFTVYYQPLVDARSGEIRSLEALIRWQHPQRGMVPPGDFIPLAEQTGQIIGIGRWVLRRACQDAARINARRSAPLRVAVNVSPLSFQRGQFLLDVKQILQETGTAPCLLKLELTEGVLMSGADHAIENLRAIRELGVKVAIDDFGTGFSSLSYLRQLPVNQLKLDRSFIHDITSNKDSAAIVQGVITMAHHLGLQVVAEGVETRAQQDDLIMRGCDLLQGFRFSPPLPLNEVLQLPARLPAAQ, encoded by the coding sequence ATGAACCTGGCGCACAAGGCACTTGCCATTCAGCAAGGCATTCAGGACCAAATCGCCCGGCACGCGCCGTTTGACGATATCCTGACCAACATTATCGACATGGTCGCCCAGCAGCTGCCTGACGCCCGGGTATCCCTGATGATGCTGGACGAAAAAGAGGGCACGCTGAGCCTGGTTGCCGCCCGGGGATTGTCCGATGCCTATTGCCGGGCGGCTCAGCAGTTGCCCGTGGGCCCGGCCATGGCCGCCTGCGGTGTGAGCGCGTACAGCCGCAATGTGGTGATCACCGACAATATTGCACAGGATGCCAACTGGCGGCCGTTTCTTGAATATACCCGTGCTGAAGGACTGGCTGCCTGCTGGTCTGCCCCTGTGGTGACCGCCGATGAGAAATTGCTGGGGACCTTTGCCATTTATCATCACTACCCGAAATCCCCGAACGACGCGGAGCGCAACCTGCTGCTGCAGGCGGCCGCCCTGCTGGCCCTGACCATTGAGCGCCAGCGGGACCGGCAGGCGCTGCAATTGCACGAACAACGTTTTCGCTCATTGTTCACCCATCATCCGGATGCAGTATTCGAGTTTGATCTGGAGGGGCGCTTTCTATCCGGCAATCAGGCCCTGACGCGCATGACCGGGTTTTCGCAGCAGCAGCTCAGGGGCTTTCCTTGCGAGCAGTTTGTGGCGAAAGCAGACAGGGCACGGGCGCGCAAAGCGTTTCGGCAAAGTTGCCGGGGCCTGCCCCAGCACTACGAACTGACCGCCTATAATGCGCGGGGCGAGAGCTATCGTATGGACGTTACCAACCTGCCCATCGTCATTAATGGTGATGTGGTCGGGGTTTACGGCATAGGGCGGGATGTGACCCGGCAGCGCAGCCAGGAAGCCGAGCTGCATTTGCTCAAGCGCGGAATTGAGGCCACACCCAACGGCATTGTCATGGCGGATGCCACGGCACCGGACTTGCCCCTGGTTTACGTTAATGCGGCTTTTCTCAGCATCACGGGGTACCGGCGCGAAGAAGTGCTGGGCCGCAACTGCCGTTTGCTGCAGGGAGAAAACACCGATCCCCGGGCCGTGGCCGCCATCCGCGCCGCCATTGCCGACCGCCGTGAACATGAAGTCACCCTGCTGAATTACCGCAAGGACGGCACTCCCTTCTGGAATCAGTGCATACTGGCGCCGGTATTTGACGCGCAGGGGCAATGTACCCATTACATTGGCATTCAGCAGGATGTGACCCGGCAACGCGAAAACGAAGAGACGCTGCGCTTTCAGCGTTCACACGATCTGCTGACCGGCCTGCCCAACCGCATGGCCTTTCAGGCCCGGCTGGCAGAGCACTGCCGGCTGTTTGGTCATCAGGCCCGTTCGCTGGCGGTGCTGGCTGTCAACCTGGACGGTTTCAAAATCGTCAATGACGGTCTGGGGCACCAGGTGGGCGACAGCCTGCTCAGGGCGGTGGCGCAACGGCTGACGGGCTGGCTGAAACCGGGGGATTTGCTTGCCCGCCTGGGCGGAGATGACTTCGGCCTGTTGCTGCCAAACCGGCAGCAGCAAGACATGATTGAGGCGGCGGAAAGTCTGCTGGAGTTGTTGTGCCGGCCGTTTGATATTGGCGAGCATCCGCTGCACCTGAGTGCCAGTATCGGCATTGTGGCTGCCGGGGAGCCGCTGCACGACGGTGGTGAGCTGCTTCAGCATGCCAACCTGGCCATGCGTGAAGCCAAACGGCAGGGGCGTAATACCTGGCAGTGGTACAGCGGTGGCATCAACACGCATATTCATCACCACATTACCCTGCGCCGGGAAATTCAGGAGGCGCTGGAAAATGACCAGTTTACGGTATATTACCAGCCGCTGGTGGATGCCCGCAGTGGTGAAATACGCAGCCTGGAAGCCCTGATCCGATGGCAGCATCCGCAGCGGGGCATGGTGCCGCCGGGAGATTTTATTCCACTGGCCGAGCAGACCGGCCAGATCATCGGCATCGGCCGCTGGGTGTTGCGGCGGGCCTGCCAGGATGCCGCCCGGATCAATGCCCGCCGGTCCGCGCCCTTGCGGGTGGCGGTGAATGTGTCGCCGCTGAGTTTTCAGCGTGGTCAGTTTCTGCTGGACGTCAAACAGATACTGCAGGAGACCGGAACGGCGCCTTGCCTGCTCAAGCTGGAGCTGACCGAAGGGGTGTTGATGTCGGGAGCCGACCATGCCATTGAGAACCTGCGGGCCATACGCGAGCTGGGCGTCAAGGTGGCCATTGATGACTTTGGCACCGGCTTTTCCAGCCTCAGTTATTTGCGTCAGTTGCCGGTTAATCAGCTCAAGCTGGATCGCAGTTTCATTCACGACATTACCAGCAACAAGGACAGTGCGGCCATTGTGCAGGGGGTGATCACCATGGCGCATCACCTGGGCCTGCAGGTGGTGGCCGAGGGAGTGGAAACCCGCGCCCAGCAGGACGATTTGATTATGCGGGGCTGCGACCTGCTGCAGGGATTTCGTTTTTCCCCTCCGCTGCCCCTGAACGAGGTGTTGCAGCTGCCCGCCAGGCTGCCAGCAGCCCAATAA
- the btsR gene encoding two-component system response regulator BtsR — protein MITCLIIDDEPFARDELATQLAEAPDIEIVGQCGNAIEAMQAITRLQPDLVFLDIQMPRISGMELIAMLDPATMPRVVFVTAFDEFAVQAFDRHAFDYLLKPVDEQRLQQTLEKVRRDLRPQAVTALAPSRLEHLPCYSGQKLKVVAVKEVEYVFSDLSGVHVATAGEQVHTHMTLKVIEEKTPLVRCHRQYLVAPGAIAEIEVLEAGAELTTRAGARVPVSRRYLKPLKQLFGFH, from the coding sequence ATGATCACCTGCCTGATTATCGACGACGAACCCTTTGCCCGGGACGAGCTGGCCACCCAGCTGGCCGAGGCCCCCGACATCGAGATAGTGGGTCAGTGCGGCAACGCCATTGAGGCCATGCAGGCCATTACCCGGCTACAGCCCGATCTGGTGTTTCTGGATATTCAGATGCCCCGCATCAGCGGCATGGAGCTGATCGCCATGCTGGATCCGGCCACCATGCCCCGGGTGGTGTTCGTCACCGCCTTCGACGAGTTTGCGGTGCAGGCCTTTGACCGCCACGCCTTTGACTATTTACTCAAGCCGGTGGACGAGCAGCGGCTGCAACAAACCCTGGAAAAAGTGCGCCGGGATCTACGCCCGCAGGCAGTAACGGCGCTGGCCCCCAGCCGGCTGGAGCACCTGCCCTGCTACAGCGGTCAGAAACTGAAGGTGGTGGCGGTGAAGGAGGTGGAATACGTGTTCAGCGATCTCTCCGGCGTGCACGTGGCCACCGCCGGCGAACAAGTGCACACCCACATGACCCTGAAGGTCATAGAGGAAAAAACCCCGCTGGTACGCTGCCACCGGCAATACCTGGTAGCCCCCGGCGCCATTGCCGAAATCGAGGTGCTGGAGGCCGGCGCCGAACTCACCACCCGCGCCGGCGCCCGGGTGCCGGTGTCGCGCCGCTACCTCAAGCCGCTGAAGCAGTTGTTCGGCTTTCACTAG
- a CDS encoding SAF domain-containing protein, with the protein MTVKAIRLDQQDNVATLLSDASKHQTVEVIDDQNQRVGSFQTLQAIPFGNKMALHAIAAEQPIRKAGYDIGRAIRAIPAGELVHVQNVRSSRVDIPDNIIEQIIQQMRIETE; encoded by the coding sequence ATGACAGTCAAAGCCATTCGGTTAGACCAACAAGACAATGTCGCCACCCTGCTGAGTGATGCAAGCAAGCATCAGACAGTGGAGGTCATCGACGATCAAAACCAGCGGGTGGGCAGCTTCCAGACGCTGCAGGCCATTCCCTTCGGCAACAAGATGGCGCTGCACGCCATTGCCGCCGAGCAGCCCATCCGCAAGGCCGGCTATGACATCGGACGGGCGATCAGGGCCATTCCCGCCGGCGAGCTGGTGCATGTGCAAAACGTGCGCAGCAGCCGGGTCGATATTCCGGACAACATCATCGAGCAGATCATTCAACAAATGCGGATCGAGACCGAATGA
- a CDS encoding DUF2797 domain-containing protein — MSNLTGTLIKMPASLAGPVAYQLALGEHRIDLNARLGQPLTLTFTGNIYCDACGRKTKKSYSQGHCFPCMKKLARCDMCVMKPETCHYFEGTCREPEWGDRNCMVQHIVYLANTSGLKVGITRHTQVPTRWIDQGATQALPLLRVATRQLSGFVEVALADMVADKTNWRAMLKGDEAPLNLKAEAERLLPEIKEKLAELTLKYGDDAITVLDEPVVELSYPVLEYPKKITSHNFDKNPEVAGTLLGIKGQYLIFDTGVINLRKFTGYEVTLD, encoded by the coding sequence ATGAGCAACCTTACCGGAACCCTGATCAAGATGCCGGCCAGCCTGGCTGGCCCCGTGGCCTACCAGCTGGCGCTGGGCGAGCACCGCATTGACCTGAACGCCCGTCTGGGCCAGCCCCTGACGCTGACCTTTACCGGCAACATTTACTGCGATGCCTGTGGCCGCAAAACCAAAAAAAGCTACTCTCAGGGCCACTGTTTTCCCTGCATGAAAAAACTGGCGCGCTGCGACATGTGCGTGATGAAGCCGGAAACCTGCCACTATTTTGAAGGCACCTGCCGCGAGCCCGAGTGGGGCGATCGCAACTGCATGGTGCAGCACATCGTGTATCTGGCCAACACCTCCGGCCTCAAGGTGGGCATTACCCGCCATACCCAGGTACCCACCCGCTGGATTGATCAGGGCGCCACCCAGGCACTGCCGCTGCTCAGGGTGGCCACCCGCCAGCTCTCCGGTTTTGTGGAAGTGGCCCTGGCCGATATGGTGGCCGACAAAACCAACTGGCGCGCCATGCTCAAGGGCGACGAGGCACCTTTGAATCTCAAGGCCGAAGCCGAACGCCTGCTGCCGGAAATAAAGGAAAAACTGGCCGAGCTCACCCTTAAATACGGCGACGACGCTATTACCGTGCTCGATGAGCCGGTGGTCGAGCTCAGTTACCCGGTGCTGGAATATCCGAAAAAAATCACCAGCCACAACTTCGACAAGAACCCGGAAGTGGCCGGCACCCTGCTTGGCATCAAGGGCCAGTATCTGATTTTCGACACCGGGGTGATTAACCTGCGCAAGTTCACCGGCTACGAGGTGACCCTGGACTGA
- a CDS encoding GntR family transcriptional regulator, giving the protein MKKIIKSSLEEQAADYLRELILSGHYQMGQKLVESALARELELSRSTIRMALNTLAHEGIVVQTPYVGWQVIDLNEHDLWEIFHLRVALEPRSAWLAAERLSDEGRRRLQEMMALFLEKAATPGVDSQELSRMELQLHSLIVELSENQRLYSIYQNVANQMLIYFNIDLVTYEPEEIAGSHQPLVDAICAGDAELAARLAEENITTFSEIGEKFKAHCEQSRKRAAGR; this is encoded by the coding sequence ATGAAAAAAATCATTAAAAGCAGTCTGGAAGAACAAGCCGCCGATTACCTGCGGGAGCTGATCCTGAGCGGCCATTACCAGATGGGACAAAAGCTGGTGGAAAGTGCCCTGGCCCGGGAGCTGGAGCTGTCGCGCAGCACCATTCGCATGGCGCTGAACACCCTGGCCCACGAGGGTATAGTGGTACAGACCCCTTATGTGGGCTGGCAGGTGATCGATCTGAACGAGCACGATCTGTGGGAGATCTTTCATCTTCGCGTGGCGCTGGAGCCCAGATCCGCCTGGCTGGCGGCCGAGCGCCTGAGTGACGAGGGCCGCCGGCGCCTGCAGGAGATGATGGCGCTGTTTCTGGAAAAGGCCGCTACCCCGGGCGTGGACAGCCAGGAGCTGAGCCGCATGGAGCTGCAGTTGCACAGCCTGATCGTGGAGCTGAGTGAAAACCAGCGGCTGTACAGCATCTACCAGAACGTGGCCAATCAGATGCTGATTTATTTCAACATCGATCTGGTGACCTACGAGCCGGAAGAGATCGCCGGCAGCCACCAGCCGCTGGTGGACGCTATCTGCGCCGGCGACGCCGAGCTGGCGGCCCGGCTGGCGGAAGAAAACATCACTACCTTCAGCGAGATAGGCGAGAAGTTCAAGGCCCACTGCGAGCAGTCCCGCAAGCGGGCAGCCGGGCGCTGA
- a CDS encoding carbon starvation CstA family protein → MTWFLLCVGLLLGGYFIYGTFVEKVFGIKPQRQTPAFAQGDGVDYVPMSKGKVYLIQLLNIAGVGPIFGPILGALYGPAAMLWIVLGCIFAGAVHDYFSGMLSVRNGGQSVPNLAGKYLGRGAKNFMNVFAIVLLLLVGVVFISAPAGLLAKITGVSVSVFVGVIFVYYLLATIVPVDKIIGRLYPFFGALLIFMSVGLTVALVASSEHTMLPGFEVGDFFQNLNPNDMPLWPALFITIACGAVSGFHATQSPLMARCVENESNGRFVFYGAMIGEGIIALIWCAIALSFFGGVEGLNTGMGGNPANLVYEASTGLLGAVGGFMAVLGVIVLPITSGDTAFRSARLILAEYFNMPQNRLPKRLLLAIPLFVIGAVLTQVDFGIIWRYFGVANQATAVMMLWTASAYLLRHNKLHWIATVPAMFMTTVVISFLLNSATLGAGLPMTLSTVTGLVLTLVITAMLITRIKGRNEGMLADEA, encoded by the coding sequence ATGACCTGGTTTTTGCTCTGCGTCGGCCTGCTGCTCGGCGGCTATTTCATCTACGGCACCTTTGTCGAAAAGGTATTCGGCATCAAGCCACAACGCCAGACCCCGGCGTTTGCCCAGGGCGACGGCGTGGACTATGTGCCCATGTCCAAAGGCAAGGTCTACCTCATTCAGCTGCTCAACATCGCCGGTGTCGGCCCCATCTTCGGCCCCATTCTGGGTGCGCTCTATGGCCCCGCCGCCATGCTGTGGATTGTGCTGGGCTGCATTTTCGCCGGCGCGGTGCACGACTACTTCTCGGGCATGCTGTCGGTGCGTAACGGCGGTCAGTCGGTGCCCAACCTGGCGGGTAAATACCTGGGCCGGGGCGCCAAAAACTTTATGAACGTGTTCGCCATTGTGCTGCTGCTGCTGGTGGGCGTGGTGTTTATCTCCGCCCCCGCCGGCCTGCTGGCCAAGATCACCGGCGTGAGCGTGTCGGTGTTTGTGGGCGTGATCTTCGTGTATTACCTGCTGGCCACCATAGTGCCGGTAGACAAGATCATCGGTCGCCTGTATCCCTTCTTTGGTGCCCTGCTGATCTTTATGTCGGTGGGCCTCACCGTGGCGCTGGTGGCTTCAAGCGAGCACACCATGCTGCCGGGCTTTGAAGTGGGCGACTTCTTCCAGAACCTGAACCCCAACGACATGCCGCTGTGGCCGGCACTGTTTATCACCATCGCCTGTGGCGCCGTGTCCGGCTTTCACGCCACTCAGTCGCCGCTGATGGCCCGTTGCGTGGAAAATGAAAGCAATGGCCGCTTTGTGTTTTACGGCGCCATGATCGGCGAAGGCATTATCGCCCTTATCTGGTGCGCCATTGCCCTGTCGTTCTTCGGGGGCGTGGAAGGCCTGAACACCGGCATGGGCGGCAACCCGGCCAATCTGGTGTATGAGGCCTCCACCGGCCTGCTGGGCGCCGTGGGCGGCTTTATGGCGGTACTGGGCGTGATTGTGCTGCCCATCACCTCCGGCGACACCGCCTTCCGCTCCGCCCGCCTGATCCTGGCCGAGTATTTCAATATGCCGCAAAACCGCCTGCCCAAGCGTTTGCTGCTGGCCATTCCGCTGTTCGTGATTGGCGCCGTGCTGACCCAGGTGGATTTCGGCATTATCTGGCGCTACTTCGGCGTGGCCAACCAGGCCACCGCGGTGATGATGCTGTGGACCGCCTCGGCCTACCTGCTGCGCCACAACAAGCTGCACTGGATTGCCACCGTGCCGGCCATGTTTATGACCACGGTCGTTATCAGCTTTTTGCTGAACTCCGCCACCCTGGGCGCCGGCCTGCCGATGACCCTGTCCACCGTCACCGGCCTGGTACTCACCCTGGTGATCACCGCCATGCTCATTACCCGCATCAAGGGCCGCAACGAGGGCATGCTGGCCGACGAAGCCTGA